The nucleotide window GAGGGATTCGAACCCCCGGCCTTCTGTTCCGTAGACAGACGCTCTATCCAGCTGAGCTATGGGCGCTTTGGCCTCGCGGCCGGATATAACTCTAGCGTGTTTCCTTCCGGTCACCAAATCGGCGCTGGGGTGAGGCTTGCCACTCCTTAAAACCCGCGGAATCATGCGGATGACTCCGTGTTTCGGCGATCGGTGACGATTGTGAACTAGACCGGTCTATATGACCTTTATCACTTAATCCGCGGCGCTCGAATCGAAAAACCTTGATTTTCCGCGGTTGACACTACTCCTGAACAGTGCTGCGCGTTACAAAGCTGCAGTCCGGTCTACTCCATGGCCCATAGCATCAATACACACCACTGGCCCGAGAAAGGGAAGAGTCATGGGCGATAACGCGCGTCAGCCGGTTCTTGACGAAACACTCAAGAACGCACCAACTACACATGCCAAGCTTCTGGCCTGGGTTGCCGAAGTTTCCGAGCTGACGCAGCCTGACTCAGTCTATTGGGTGGACGGGTCTGAAGCCGAGTACAAGCAACTGACGGATGAACTGGTCGAGGCAGGCACGCTCAAGCGCCTGAACCCCGAGCTGTTCCCGAACTCCTTTGCCGGCTCCTCCGATCCCAAGGACGTGGCCCGCGTCGAAGAGCGGACGTTTATCTGCTCGGAGAACGAACGCGACTCCGGCTTCACCAACAACTGGATGGATCCGGCCAAGATGAAGGGCATCCTGCGGGAGCGCTTCGCCGGCAGCATGCGTGGCCGCACTATGTACGTGATCCCGTTCGTCATGGGGCACCTGGACGCAGAAGATCCGAAGTTCGGCGTCGAAATTACTGACAGCGCTTACGTGGTCGCCTCCATGCGCATCATGGCCCGCATCGGCTCGGATGTGCTGCGCAAGATCGAAGAGCTGGATGCCTTCTTCGTGCCGGCACTGCACTCCGTCGGTGCTCCGCTGGAGCCGGGTCAGCAGGATGTGCCGTGGCCGTGCAACGAGGAGAAGTGGATTGTCCACTTCCCCGAGGAGCGCTCTATCTGGTCGTACGGTTCCGGGTACGGTGGCAACGCTTTGCTGGGCAAGAAGTGCTACTCCCTGCGCATCGCGTCCGTCATGGCCCGCGATGAGGGCTGGCTTGCCGAACACATGCTGATCCTCAAGCTAACCAGCCCGGAGAACAAGGCGTACCACGTCGCGGCGGCATTCCCGTCTGCCTGTGGCAAAACCAACCTGGCCCTGCTGGACCCGACCATCGAAGGCTGGAAGGCCGAGACCCTCGGTGACGACATCAACTGGATGCGTTTCGGGAAGGACGGCGAGCTGCGGGCGGTCAACCCCGAGGCTGGCCTGTTCGGTGTTGCGCCGGGTACGGGGTGGAGCACCAACCCCAACGCCATGCGCGCCATTGCCAAGGGCAACTCCATCTTCACCAACGTGGCACTGACCGACGACGGCGGTGTCTGGTGGGAAGGAATGACGGATGAAGTTCCCGAGCACCTGACCGACTGGCAGGGCAACGAATGGACCCCGGAGGCCGGACGTCCCGCCGCGCACCCGAACTCGCGGTTCTGCACGCCCATCGACCAGGTCGACATGCTGGCACCGGAGTACCACGACCCGCAGGGCGTGGCTATCGACGCCATCCTCTTCGGCGGCCGCCGCAAGACCACCATCCCGCTGGTCACCGAGGCCCGCGACTGGACCAACGGCATCTTCATGGGCTCCACGCTGTCCTCGGAAACCACTGCTGCTGCAGCCGGTGCCGTGGGCGTGGTCCGCCGTGATCCGATGGCCATGCTGCCCTTCATGGGCTATGACGCCGGAGATTACCTGCGCCACTGGATCACCGTTTCCGGCAAGGGCAATCAGGAGCGTCTGCCCAAGATCTTCCTGGTGAACTGGTTCCGCCGCACGGCCGACGGTGGCTTCGCCTGGCCGGGCTTCGGGGACAACTCCCGAGTGCTGAAGTGGGCCATCGAGCGGATCGAAGGCAAGGCCGACGCCACGGAAACGCCGATCGGCTTCGTGCCGACGCCGGACTCCCTCGATCTCACCGGTCTGGACATGACGCCGGAACAGGTTGAAGAAGCCGTCAAGGTTGATCCTGCTGAATGGGCCGAAGAGCTCAAGGGCATCGAGGAATGGTACGCCCGCTTCGGCGAGTCCCTGCCGGAACAGCTGTCCGCACAGCTGAAGGTGCTGCAGGAGCGCTTCGACGTGTAAGGTTCCCTGCCGCTAGGCCGTACGGAAGCAGGTCCCGACAAATGCGTCGGTGCCTGCTTCCTTTAACTGGCTTCGGGCGTATCTTGTAGAGGACCCGCCGTCCGCGACCCCCCGGAGGAGCCTCGGAATGACAAAAAGCCCATTTGTAGGACGCTTGGCCGGGTTCAGTGCCGGGGATATTGTCGTGGCGGGCGGCAAGGGCGCCAACCTCGGTGAGCTGATCCGAAACGGTTTTCCGGTGCCGGACGGCTTCGTCGTTACGACCCAGGCCTACGCCGCCCTGCTGGGCTCCACCCCGCTGGGCGCGAAACTGGCAGAACTGCTGCAATCCGGCGCTGACGGCGCCAGCATCAGAGCGGAATTTGCCGCCACGGCCGTTCCGCCAGAAATCCGGGCGGCAGTAGCGGATGCTTATGCGCAGCTGGGGTCGAAGCCGGTGGCCGTGCGTTCGAGTGCCACAGCCGAGGACCTGCCGGGCGCAGCCTTCGCAGGGCAGCAGGACACGTACCTCAATGTTGTCGGCGAGGACGCAGTGATCAAGGCCGTGACGGATTGCTGGGCCTCGCTCTGGACGGACCGGGCGATCGCGTACCGCCAGCGGCAGGGGATCGACGCGCATGAGGTGGCCATCGCCGTCGTCGTTCAGGAGATGGTTCCGGCAGAGATTGCCGGAGTGATGTTCAGTGCTAACCCGGTAACCGGTGCGCGGGATGAAATTGTCGTGGATGCAAGCAGCGGGTTGGGGGAAGCAGTGGTCTCCGGCCTGGTCACGCCGGACCATTACGTTCTCGACGGTGCCGGACGGCTGATGGCTTACGCCCCTGGTCGACGCGAAGTAGTGATTCACGCGTACGACGACGGCGGAACCGGCGAGGACCAAGGAACCGCGGACCTGGAGCCGTCACTCAGCCCGGCACAGCTCGCGGAACTCGCGTGGCTAGCGAGGCAGTCGGCGGAG belongs to Arthrobacter crystallopoietes and includes:
- a CDS encoding phosphoenolpyruvate carboxykinase (GTP), whose product is MGDNARQPVLDETLKNAPTTHAKLLAWVAEVSELTQPDSVYWVDGSEAEYKQLTDELVEAGTLKRLNPELFPNSFAGSSDPKDVARVEERTFICSENERDSGFTNNWMDPAKMKGILRERFAGSMRGRTMYVIPFVMGHLDAEDPKFGVEITDSAYVVASMRIMARIGSDVLRKIEELDAFFVPALHSVGAPLEPGQQDVPWPCNEEKWIVHFPEERSIWSYGSGYGGNALLGKKCYSLRIASVMARDEGWLAEHMLILKLTSPENKAYHVAAAFPSACGKTNLALLDPTIEGWKAETLGDDINWMRFGKDGELRAVNPEAGLFGVAPGTGWSTNPNAMRAIAKGNSIFTNVALTDDGGVWWEGMTDEVPEHLTDWQGNEWTPEAGRPAAHPNSRFCTPIDQVDMLAPEYHDPQGVAIDAILFGGRRKTTIPLVTEARDWTNGIFMGSTLSSETTAAAAGAVGVVRRDPMAMLPFMGYDAGDYLRHWITVSGKGNQERLPKIFLVNWFRRTADGGFAWPGFGDNSRVLKWAIERIEGKADATETPIGFVPTPDSLDLTGLDMTPEQVEEAVKVDPAEWAEELKGIEEWYARFGESLPEQLSAQLKVLQERFDV